A region from the uncultured Draconibacterium sp. genome encodes:
- a CDS encoding ATPase: MIVIADSGSSKTDWLFIGKDKEISLESPGINPFFQNSEQVFTALSSALGHLPVSEVNAVYFYGAGCIKKKTDQVVHRALSLIFTNAHLEIEDDMLGGARALLGKQPGIACILGTGANSCFYNGEIIEDKVPTLGFILGDEGSGAHLGKLFLNDYFKRALPQELKNRADSNLQLNMPEVLAAVYRGEYPSRYLAGFSKFLKQNIAHVYIRNLVKRGFSEFFFRNVERYENYKSVRVSFVGSIAFFYADILKEVAVEREIQIGKIVEKPIEGLKHFHSNLNKK, encoded by the coding sequence ATGATTGTTATTGCAGACAGCGGCTCGTCTAAAACCGACTGGTTATTTATCGGAAAAGATAAAGAGATTAGCCTGGAATCGCCTGGCATCAACCCCTTCTTTCAGAATTCAGAGCAGGTATTTACGGCATTATCGTCTGCATTAGGCCACCTGCCGGTATCAGAAGTAAATGCTGTCTATTTTTATGGAGCGGGTTGCATAAAAAAGAAAACCGATCAGGTTGTTCACCGCGCTTTATCCTTAATTTTTACGAATGCCCACCTGGAAATTGAAGACGATATGCTTGGCGGTGCCCGCGCTCTGCTTGGCAAGCAACCAGGAATTGCCTGTATTTTAGGCACCGGAGCAAACTCGTGCTTCTACAATGGCGAAATAATTGAAGATAAAGTGCCTACACTTGGTTTTATTCTTGGCGATGAAGGAAGCGGTGCACACCTCGGAAAATTATTCCTGAACGACTACTTTAAAAGGGCCTTACCACAAGAACTTAAAAACAGAGCTGACAGCAATTTACAACTTAACATGCCCGAGGTACTTGCAGCTGTTTACCGCGGTGAATATCCAAGCAGATACCTGGCCGGGTTTTCAAAATTTTTAAAGCAAAATATCGCTCATGTTTATATCAGAAACCTGGTAAAAAGGGGTTTTTCAGAATTCTTTTTCAGAAATGTTGAGCGTTACGAAAACTACAAAAGTGTTCGAGTAAGCTTTGTCGGATCAATTGCATTTTTCTATGCAGATATTTTAAAAGAAGTAGCTGTTGAAAGGGAAATACAGATTGGTAAGATAGTTGAAAAACCCATTGAGGGCTTAAAACATTTTCATTCTAATTTAAACAAAAAATGA
- a CDS encoding SpoIID/LytB domain-containing protein, translating to MKTPEIAVGIMSSNKIEFILEGKFRLKGHKNLWEGTQVVELDKGMIKLAGDTLANNELYFFPLDPQTSGFELKDVTIGVNFHWEQKENQKFQGALKLLVEEEKITAINVLSIENYLISVISSEMSANSSLDLLKAHSIISRSWLIAQIEKQDKLSERAETYESTFETDDEYIKWYDREDHTNFHVCADDHCQRYQGTTRSHNPNVVKAVNETAGVVLAYNGVICDARFSKCCGGIAELFENCWEPVNHPYLTAVIDNPSAPKGFETDLTVEENAVPWLKNAPEAFCNTDDEEVLKQVLNEYDWTAKDFYRWTVEYKQDELSALILKRSGHDFGKILDMIPVERGASGRLVKLKIVGSKKTITVGKELEIRRWLSESHLYSSAFLVEKENVVDGIPQMFILQGAGWGHGVGLCQIGAAVMGNKGYRYDEILHHYFKNITLEKRY from the coding sequence ATGAAAACACCGGAAATTGCAGTTGGTATTATGAGTTCCAACAAAATAGAATTTATTCTGGAAGGAAAATTTCGTTTAAAGGGGCATAAAAATTTATGGGAAGGCACTCAGGTTGTGGAGCTCGATAAAGGGATGATTAAGTTGGCTGGGGACACTTTGGCGAACAACGAACTTTACTTTTTTCCGCTCGATCCGCAAACCTCCGGATTTGAACTGAAAGATGTTACCATTGGCGTAAATTTCCATTGGGAGCAAAAAGAAAATCAGAAATTTCAGGGGGCTTTAAAGCTGCTTGTTGAAGAGGAAAAAATAACAGCAATCAATGTTTTGTCAATTGAGAACTACCTGATTAGTGTAATTTCGTCGGAAATGAGTGCCAACAGTTCACTTGATTTGTTGAAGGCCCATTCAATTATATCGCGCAGTTGGTTAATTGCTCAAATTGAAAAACAAGACAAGCTAAGCGAAAGAGCAGAAACTTACGAAAGTACTTTTGAAACCGACGATGAATATATAAAATGGTACGACCGCGAAGATCACACGAATTTTCATGTTTGTGCCGACGACCATTGCCAGCGCTACCAGGGAACAACGCGTTCGCATAATCCGAATGTAGTAAAAGCTGTTAATGAAACGGCCGGCGTGGTCCTTGCATACAACGGTGTGATTTGCGATGCGCGTTTCTCGAAATGTTGTGGTGGAATTGCCGAACTTTTCGAAAATTGCTGGGAGCCGGTAAATCATCCCTACTTAACGGCTGTGATAGATAACCCGTCAGCTCCAAAAGGTTTTGAAACAGATCTTACTGTAGAAGAAAATGCAGTTCCGTGGTTAAAAAATGCACCGGAAGCTTTTTGTAATACCGATGATGAAGAAGTGTTGAAACAGGTGCTGAACGAGTACGACTGGACAGCTAAAGATTTTTACCGCTGGACAGTGGAATACAAACAGGATGAACTTTCTGCTTTGATTTTGAAACGTTCGGGGCATGATTTCGGAAAGATTCTGGATATGATTCCGGTAGAACGTGGAGCTTCAGGACGATTAGTAAAACTGAAAATTGTTGGTTCGAAAAAGACTATAACCGTTGGGAAAGAGTTGGAAATCCGCAGGTGGCTGAGCGAGTCGCATTTGTACAGTTCGGCTTTTTTAGTTGAAAAGGAAAATGTGGTGGATGGTATTCCTCAAATGTTTATTTTGCAGGGAGCCGGTTGGGGACACGGAGTTGGCCTTTGCCAGATCGGTGCGGCGGTAATGGGCAACAAAGGATACAGATACGATGAAATCCTGCATCATTATTTTAAAAATATAACTTTGGAGAAAAGGTATTAA
- a CDS encoding MFS transporter encodes MSVKQKSPWFWVPSLYFAEGLPYVIVMTLSVIMYKRLGISNTDIALYTSWLYLPWVIKPLWSPIVDILKTKRFWIVIMQLVIGVGLAGVAFTIPVEKFFQYTLAFFWLLAFSSATHDIAADGFYMLGLSQGDQAFFVGIRSTFYRFAMLTGQGLLVILAGALETATGLEPLKVEVTAQNIPGKELTFNPNKFKSLNEAGEIYFASEEELKVPIGLVSKTEAADLEKKVEEWNIQNNFYASETHVVKTQPGWWSRSVSGPLKATLKAKFNKEEVQLSDEVGNLAIIPIQLSKKPNAGEEVVLNFGYEKGDASIKLAKTYRYEFNENNWDKPAFAVVQLDSKLKKATQTTFVGRSGNLKFAWSVVFGCIAAMFVLFFLYHRFFLPRPVADVSNKTEGKSVLAEFMGTFAAFFRKKEIASIMLFLLLYRLAESQLVKMASPFLLDAREAGGLGLTTGDLGLVYGTAGMIALTVGGILGGIVASRKGLKYWMWWMALAINLPNFCYLLLSWFLPHSLWWISAAVVIEQFGYGFGFTAYMLFSIYVSEGKHKTAHYAIATGFMALGMMIPGMLSGWLQEIIGYQNFFVWVMICTIPIFLVLPFVKVNSKFGIKGKE; translated from the coding sequence ATGTCAGTTAAACAAAAATCACCCTGGTTCTGGGTACCTTCACTTTATTTTGCAGAAGGATTACCCTACGTAATTGTAATGACCCTCTCGGTAATTATGTATAAACGACTGGGAATCTCGAATACCGATATTGCTTTGTATACCAGTTGGCTGTACTTGCCGTGGGTGATTAAGCCACTGTGGAGCCCCATTGTAGATATCCTGAAAACCAAACGGTTCTGGATTGTAATTATGCAACTGGTGATTGGAGTTGGTTTGGCAGGTGTGGCCTTTACTATTCCGGTAGAAAAATTTTTCCAATACACGTTGGCCTTTTTTTGGTTGCTGGCTTTTAGTTCGGCTACCCACGATATTGCTGCCGATGGTTTTTATATGTTGGGTCTTTCGCAGGGCGACCAGGCATTTTTTGTAGGCATCCGCAGTACTTTTTATCGTTTTGCCATGCTTACCGGTCAGGGACTTTTGGTAATTCTTGCAGGAGCTCTGGAAACTGCAACCGGCTTAGAACCTTTGAAGGTTGAAGTAACTGCACAAAACATTCCCGGTAAAGAGCTTACGTTTAATCCCAATAAATTTAAAAGTTTAAATGAAGCGGGTGAAATATATTTTGCTTCTGAAGAGGAGTTGAAAGTGCCAATAGGTTTGGTTTCGAAAACTGAAGCTGCTGACCTGGAAAAGAAAGTTGAAGAATGGAATATTCAAAATAACTTTTATGCCAGCGAAACTCACGTTGTAAAAACACAACCAGGTTGGTGGAGCAGAAGTGTGTCTGGTCCGTTAAAAGCAACCTTAAAAGCAAAGTTTAATAAAGAAGAAGTGCAGCTTAGCGATGAAGTAGGAAATCTGGCAATAATTCCAATTCAGCTATCGAAAAAGCCCAATGCCGGTGAAGAAGTAGTGCTAAACTTTGGTTACGAAAAAGGCGATGCCAGTATAAAGCTGGCCAAAACTTACCGTTACGAGTTTAACGAAAACAACTGGGACAAGCCGGCTTTTGCAGTGGTTCAGCTCGATTCGAAACTGAAAAAAGCTACGCAAACCACTTTTGTTGGCCGTTCGGGGAATCTAAAATTTGCCTGGTCGGTGGTGTTTGGCTGCATTGCTGCAATGTTTGTTCTGTTCTTTTTGTACCACCGCTTTTTCTTACCGCGTCCTGTTGCTGATGTTTCGAATAAAACCGAGGGTAAAAGTGTTTTGGCTGAATTTATGGGAACCTTTGCCGCATTCTTCCGCAAAAAAGAAATTGCTTCAATAATGTTGTTCCTGTTGCTTTATCGCCTGGCCGAGTCGCAATTGGTTAAAATGGCCTCGCCGTTTTTATTGGATGCCCGCGAAGCCGGTGGACTGGGACTTACAACCGGCGACCTTGGTTTAGTGTATGGAACTGCCGGAATGATTGCCCTTACCGTCGGCGGTATTCTTGGCGGAATTGTTGCCTCGCGCAAAGGACTAAAATACTGGATGTGGTGGATGGCGCTGGCTATAAACCTGCCTAACTTCTGTTACTTGTTATTGTCGTGGTTTTTGCCTCATTCGCTGTGGTGGATTTCGGCCGCTGTAGTAATAGAGCAATTTGGCTACGGCTTCGGCTTTACTGCTTATATGCTCTTTTCTATCTACGTTTCGGAAGGAAAACATAAAACCGCTCACTACGCCATTGCAACCGGTTTTATGGCACTTGGTATGATGATTCCGGGAATGTTAAGCGGTTGGTTACAGGAAATAATCGGCTACCAAAATTTCTTTGTGTGGGTGATGATCTGTACCATTCCAATCTTTTTGGTACTGCCGTTTGTTAAGGTTAATTCGAAGTTTGGAATAAAAGGGAAAGAATAA
- the murQ gene encoding N-acetylmuramic acid 6-phosphate etherase — MKVTESTSLYDNLDKMSVSEILTSINNEDAKIHIAVKSQISKIEELVTRLVDRIQSGGRLFYLGAGTSGRLGILDASEIPPTFGMPHGVVIGLIAGGDTAIRRAVESAEDKIHGGWEDLQQYNINEKDTVVGIAASGGTPYVIGAMQDANKNGLLTACITCNPDSEIAKVATIAIEPIVGPEFLTGSTRMKAGTAQKLVLNMITTTLMIKLGRVKGNKMVDMQLTNKKLVERGSKMIVDELGIDFEEAQRLLLFHGSVRAVLNSIKNQLPNN; from the coding sequence ATGAAAGTAACTGAATCAACATCCTTGTATGACAACCTCGATAAAATGTCGGTTAGCGAAATTCTGACCAGTATTAATAACGAAGACGCCAAAATTCATATTGCAGTAAAAAGTCAGATTTCAAAAATTGAAGAGTTGGTAACCAGGCTTGTTGACCGGATACAATCGGGAGGGCGTTTATTTTATTTGGGAGCAGGCACCAGTGGTCGTCTGGGTATTCTGGATGCATCAGAAATACCACCAACATTTGGTATGCCACACGGCGTGGTAATTGGATTGATTGCCGGAGGAGATACAGCCATTAGAAGAGCCGTAGAATCGGCTGAAGACAAAATACACGGCGGCTGGGAAGATTTGCAACAATATAACATTAACGAAAAAGATACCGTGGTAGGAATTGCAGCTTCGGGTGGTACTCCCTACGTAATTGGAGCCATGCAAGATGCCAACAAAAACGGATTACTTACAGCCTGCATTACTTGTAACCCCGACTCTGAAATTGCCAAAGTGGCCACTATTGCTATTGAGCCAATTGTAGGCCCCGAATTTTTAACCGGTAGCACACGAATGAAAGCGGGCACTGCACAAAAACTGGTGCTGAACATGATTACCACTACCTTAATGATTAAGCTTGGACGAGTAAAAGGAAATAAAATGGTTGATATGCAATTAACCAATAAAAAGTTGGTTGAACGCGGTTCGAAAATGATTGTTGATGAGTTGGGTATCGATTTTGAAGAAGCGCAACGATTATTACTTTTTCATGGCTCAGTCAGAGCTGTTCTTAACAGCATCAAAAACCAGCTACCAAACAATTAG
- a CDS encoding glycosyltransferase family A protein encodes MIKINCFIPADSFVGVANMINELQANPLVETIFLPANLVAEAGEKAKAFSFEGLTTTSTVKRITEVSKEVDYVLLLTKPSSVKLGQFAIERLVETAEATGAVKVYADYYEVKEGKLAAHPVIDYQEGSLRDDFNFGPLVLYKASALQTAVAKITQDFEHAGLYYLRLKVSQHGNFFRIPEYLYTIDETDTRKSGQKIFDYVDPKNRQVQLEMEQAATEHLKDVGAWLSSDFKPVELDLRAFDKKLSVIIPVRNREKTIADAMESVLIQKTDFNFNLIVVDNHSTDKTSTIIKSIAENDERVVHIIPVREDLGIGGCWNLGVHDPRCGMIAMQLDSDDIYKDETTLQKVADVFDAEKCAMVVGTYQLVNFDLEEIPPGIIDHKEWTPENGKNNAMRINGLGAPRAFYTPVLRDVKVPNTSYGEDYAVGLAISRNYQIGRIYDNIYLCRRWEDNSDAALDIVKMNAHNTYKDRIRTIELKARQKKNQSKSPL; translated from the coding sequence ATGATAAAAATAAACTGTTTTATACCTGCTGATAGTTTTGTCGGAGTGGCAAACATGATAAACGAATTACAGGCAAATCCATTGGTTGAAACTATCTTTCTTCCTGCAAATTTGGTGGCTGAAGCAGGTGAAAAAGCAAAGGCCTTTTCTTTCGAAGGATTGACTACTACCTCAACTGTTAAACGAATTACTGAAGTTTCGAAAGAGGTTGATTATGTATTGTTACTTACAAAACCAAGTTCGGTAAAATTGGGGCAGTTTGCCATTGAGCGTTTAGTTGAAACCGCTGAAGCAACGGGCGCCGTAAAAGTATATGCTGATTATTATGAAGTAAAAGAAGGAAAGCTGGCAGCGCATCCGGTAATTGATTACCAGGAAGGTAGTTTGCGCGATGACTTTAATTTTGGACCGCTGGTATTGTACAAGGCCAGTGCGCTGCAAACAGCAGTTGCAAAAATAACGCAGGATTTTGAACACGCAGGTTTATATTATTTGCGTTTAAAAGTATCGCAGCATGGTAATTTTTTCCGTATACCCGAATATTTGTATACCATTGACGAAACCGATACGCGTAAAAGTGGTCAGAAAATTTTTGATTATGTTGACCCCAAAAACCGCCAGGTGCAGCTTGAAATGGAGCAGGCTGCCACCGAGCATTTAAAAGATGTTGGCGCCTGGCTAAGCTCTGATTTTAAGCCAGTAGAACTTGATTTAAGAGCGTTTGATAAGAAACTGTCGGTGATAATTCCGGTGCGTAACCGCGAAAAAACAATTGCCGATGCCATGGAATCGGTGTTGATACAAAAAACCGATTTTAATTTTAACCTGATTGTGGTTGATAACCATTCGACCGATAAAACAAGCACTATTATAAAATCTATTGCTGAAAATGATGAGCGTGTTGTGCACATTATCCCCGTTCGTGAAGATTTGGGAATTGGCGGTTGCTGGAACCTTGGAGTTCATGATCCGCGCTGCGGAATGATTGCCATGCAACTGGATAGCGATGATATTTATAAGGATGAAACCACCCTGCAAAAAGTAGCTGATGTTTTTGACGCCGAAAAATGTGCGATGGTGGTTGGAACCTACCAATTGGTAAATTTTGATTTGGAAGAAATTCCTCCGGGTATTATCGACCATAAAGAATGGACGCCTGAGAACGGTAAAAACAATGCCATGCGCATTAATGGTTTAGGCGCCCCGCGTGCATTTTATACACCGGTACTCCGCGATGTAAAAGTGCCAAATACAAGCTATGGCGAAGATTATGCTGTAGGTTTGGCCATTTCGCGTAACTACCAAATTGGCCGTATTTACGACAATATTTATTTGTGCCGTCGCTGGGAAGATAACTCGGATGCTGCCCTGGATATTGTAAAAATGAATGCGCACAACACCTACAAAGACAGGATTCGCACCATTGAGCTAAAAGCCCGTCAAAAGAAAAACCAAAGCAAAAGCCCACTATAA
- a CDS encoding fibronectin type III domain-containing protein produces the protein MFQHENLISAMFDSYLSKKDLWRAFSLKTFVLLFLALVIIQQKAVGQETTSIKDKINELLKGKTSAHFYVGADNYLNGKKVLLDTIFWNAANDTLHLHFNKALAEMPFRENDEENVSRFIREHLPDTLKKIELKIYANKVELHELVPNYYREASDRSEDRLSQCAQQNRTNVVRKKLPFTISSGLTHANIALWNSHGWYYEPSLDRWEWQRARLFTTVEDILPTAFVLGYIAPMLENAGANVFIPRERDWQINEVVVDNNASSGKSKFKKPRGKKFESTGFALRNQLYKNENPFELGTAIKFESTKKGNRATYIPEIPETGEYAVYVSYGKGEGKVKYRVHHSGSVTDFEVDQRMGFGTWIYLGKFHFRKGYDKRGSRVELIVPEGKMLLFSADAVRFGGGVGVVERNGKTGERAKFFEAARYYLQYAGAPDTLVWRLNTNDDYKDDYMSRGEWVNWLMGAPYGPTKNSQHPGLEIPMDMAFAFHTDAGILPGDGIVGTLGIYSTDRDTNVFAGGQSKYASRDLTDLIQTQIVDDINAIYKCRWTRRGMWNAQYSEAYRPQVPAMLLELLSHQNLNDVKYVLHPKFRFDVSRAIYKAMLRFIATQNGYDFIVQPLPVNKLVSEFTTENAVKLSWQPVVDELEPSAAPKKYMVYKRTGNNGFDNGTLVEKTEIVIPNLNKGQVYGFRVTAVNAGGESFPSEIVSVGIAENSKGNVLIVNGFDRVDSPEIFECDSLAGVLRNLDHGVAYHYDISTTGNQYDFDRKSPWLDDDSPGHGASYANLETTVFRGNTFDFSYQHGVSLLANNYSFVTVSDEAVEGNSVNLHKFMLVDLLYGEEKTRVFPGNDSTTHFKIYTSALLNVLEDYTKGGGNLLISGAYIGSEIPKNKDAEKRSGDIFGFKWRTNYAVKNGQFFSTSKAINFDGEFNTAYNLEQYAVEAPDGIEPIDDKGQTILRYAENKVSAGVFYNGNHKVVALGFPFETVKGESERNALMGEILELLSE, from the coding sequence TTGTTTCAACACGAAAACCTGATTAGCGCAATGTTCGATTCTTACCTGTCAAAAAAAGACCTTTGGCGAGCTTTCAGCCTAAAAACATTTGTTTTGTTATTCCTTGCTTTGGTTATAATTCAACAAAAGGCAGTTGGGCAGGAAACAACAAGTATAAAAGACAAAATAAATGAGCTTTTAAAAGGAAAAACAAGCGCTCATTTTTACGTTGGTGCGGATAATTACCTTAACGGTAAAAAAGTGTTGCTGGATACTATTTTCTGGAATGCAGCCAATGATACCTTGCACCTGCATTTTAACAAAGCGCTTGCCGAAATGCCTTTCCGTGAAAATGATGAAGAAAATGTGTCACGCTTTATCAGGGAACATCTTCCTGATACCCTAAAGAAGATTGAGTTAAAAATTTATGCCAACAAAGTGGAGCTACACGAGTTGGTTCCTAACTATTACAGAGAGGCCTCTGATAGGAGCGAAGACCGGCTTAGCCAATGCGCTCAGCAAAATCGAACGAATGTGGTTCGTAAAAAACTACCGTTTACTATTTCATCCGGACTAACACATGCCAACATTGCACTTTGGAACAGCCACGGTTGGTATTACGAGCCATCACTAGATAGGTGGGAATGGCAGCGTGCACGGCTTTTTACCACTGTTGAAGATATTTTACCAACGGCATTTGTGCTTGGCTACATTGCGCCCATGTTGGAAAATGCCGGCGCCAATGTATTTATACCACGCGAGCGCGACTGGCAAATAAACGAGGTAGTTGTAGATAATAATGCATCAAGTGGCAAAAGTAAATTCAAAAAGCCCAGAGGAAAGAAGTTTGAATCCACCGGCTTTGCGCTGAGAAATCAATTATACAAAAATGAAAATCCGTTTGAACTTGGAACGGCTATAAAATTTGAAAGTACGAAAAAAGGAAATCGCGCAACTTATATTCCGGAGATTCCCGAAACCGGAGAATATGCGGTGTATGTATCGTATGGAAAAGGAGAAGGAAAAGTGAAGTACCGGGTGCATCATTCCGGAAGCGTTACCGATTTTGAGGTTGACCAGCGGATGGGATTTGGCACGTGGATTTATCTCGGTAAGTTCCATTTCAGAAAAGGATATGATAAACGAGGAAGCAGGGTCGAATTAATAGTTCCTGAAGGAAAAATGCTACTATTCTCTGCCGATGCGGTGCGTTTTGGTGGTGGCGTGGGTGTTGTTGAGCGAAACGGCAAAACCGGCGAGCGTGCAAAGTTCTTTGAAGCAGCGCGCTACTACCTGCAATATGCCGGAGCACCGGATACCTTAGTGTGGAGATTGAATACCAATGATGATTATAAAGACGATTATATGAGTCGTGGAGAATGGGTGAATTGGCTGATGGGAGCACCGTATGGCCCCACAAAAAATAGTCAGCATCCCGGCCTGGAAATCCCGATGGATATGGCTTTTGCCTTTCACACCGATGCCGGAATTTTACCCGGAGATGGCATTGTTGGTACATTGGGAATCTATTCAACCGACCGCGATACCAACGTTTTTGCCGGTGGTCAATCAAAATATGCTTCGCGCGACCTAACCGATTTAATTCAAACTCAAATTGTAGACGATATAAACGCCATTTATAAATGCCGCTGGACACGCCGAGGTATGTGGAATGCACAGTACAGCGAAGCCTACCGCCCACAGGTGCCTGCCATGTTGCTGGAATTGTTATCGCATCAAAACCTGAATGATGTAAAATATGTGCTTCATCCGAAGTTTCGTTTTGATGTTTCGAGGGCAATTTACAAGGCAATGCTGCGTTTTATTGCCACCCAAAATGGCTATGATTTTATCGTGCAGCCTTTACCTGTTAATAAACTAGTGTCGGAATTTACAACTGAAAATGCCGTAAAACTAAGTTGGCAGCCTGTTGTTGACGAACTGGAACCAAGCGCTGCTCCTAAAAAATACATGGTATACAAACGCACCGGCAACAATGGTTTTGATAACGGAACTTTGGTTGAAAAAACGGAGATTGTCATACCGAACCTAAATAAAGGTCAGGTTTACGGATTTAGAGTCACGGCTGTAAATGCGGGGGGCGAAAGTTTTCCATCAGAAATAGTTTCGGTGGGAATAGCTGAAAACAGCAAGGGAAATGTATTAATTGTAAATGGTTTTGACAGGGTAGATAGCCCCGAAATTTTTGAATGCGATTCACTGGCAGGTGTACTTCGCAATCTCGACCATGGTGTAGCCTACCATTACGATATTTCTACCACGGGTAACCAATATGATTTTGACCGTAAATCGCCATGGCTCGACGATGACAGTCCCGGTCATGGTGCAAGTTATGCCAATCTGGAAACCACTGTTTTTAGAGGTAATACCTTTGATTTTTCTTACCAGCATGGGGTAAGCTTATTGGCAAACAATTATAGTTTTGTTACTGTAAGCGACGAAGCAGTTGAAGGAAATAGCGTGAATTTGCATAAATTTATGCTGGTTGATTTGCTTTATGGTGAAGAAAAAACAAGGGTATTCCCCGGCAACGATTCAACAACACACTTTAAAATTTATACTTCAGCCTTGTTGAATGTTTTGGAAGATTACACAAAAGGTGGAGGTAACTTGTTAATTTCGGGTGCTTATATTGGTTCAGAAATACCGAAAAATAAGGACGCCGAAAAACGATCAGGCGATATTTTCGGATTTAAATGGCGTACCAATTATGCTGTAAAAAACGGACAATTTTTTTCCACTTCAAAAGCTATTAATTTTGATGGGGAATTTAATACCGCTTACAATTTGGAACAATATGCCGTTGAGGCACCCGATGGAATTGAACCTATTGACGATAAGGGACAAACAATTTTACGTTACGCAGAAAATAAGGTAAGTGCCGGCGTGTTCTACAATGGTAATCATAAAGTTGTTGCACTTGGTTTTCCATTTGAAACGGTAAAAGGCGAATCGGAAAGAAACGCTTTGATGGGTGAAATATTGGAGCTATTGAGTGAGTGA
- a CDS encoding DUF4922 domain-containing protein, with the protein MSISTEIKQLLTAQKTEWELAGKNFAGLDNAQVRAFDFDGFVIKVQFNPARIISSAARVDNKSIEARPCFLCQANRPKEQRGVSFGDYSVLINPFPIFPEHFTIPAGAHIPQRIMGNFAGMLNLAKAMEGYTLFYNGPKCGASAPDHFHFQAGNSGFMPIDNEIEVLKEKYGHTFQKNEVAVWAVKDGLRNFVLMKSANNEKLSATFDKVFEIMAKLCLAEEEPMVNMLTSFINGAWRVLIFPRALHRPWQYGAEGDDNILLSPASVDMGGVLITPLEKDFKKITKADIKDIFGQVLLSVEKFDELISLLKL; encoded by the coding sequence ATGTCAATATCAACAGAAATAAAACAATTGCTAACAGCCCAAAAAACAGAATGGGAGTTGGCAGGAAAAAATTTTGCCGGACTTGATAATGCTCAGGTACGCGCATTCGATTTTGATGGATTTGTAATAAAAGTGCAATTTAATCCGGCCCGCATTATTTCGTCGGCTGCCAGGGTGGATAATAAATCTATTGAGGCACGCCCGTGTTTTTTGTGCCAGGCCAATCGCCCAAAGGAGCAGCGAGGTGTAAGCTTTGGAGATTATTCCGTTCTTATTAATCCGTTTCCGATTTTTCCGGAGCATTTTACCATACCTGCCGGCGCACACATACCCCAGCGTATTATGGGAAACTTTGCCGGTATGCTTAATTTAGCAAAGGCTATGGAAGGCTACACTTTGTTTTACAACGGGCCAAAATGTGGCGCTTCGGCACCTGACCATTTTCATTTTCAGGCAGGTAACAGTGGCTTTATGCCCATTGATAACGAGATTGAAGTATTGAAAGAAAAGTATGGACATACTTTTCAAAAAAACGAGGTTGCTGTTTGGGCCGTTAAAGATGGTTTAAGAAATTTTGTACTTATGAAGTCGGCTAACAACGAAAAACTTTCTGCCACGTTTGATAAGGTGTTCGAAATAATGGCTAAACTCTGCCTGGCAGAAGAGGAGCCAATGGTGAATATGCTAACTTCTTTTATTAACGGTGCCTGGAGAGTGCTGATTTTTCCACGTGCACTGCATCGTCCGTGGCAATATGGGGCAGAAGGTGATGATAATATCCTTTTAAGTCCGGCTTCGGTTGATATGGGAGGTGTTTTAATTACCCCGCTGGAAAAGGATTTCAAAAAGATAACAAAGGCAGACATAAAAGATATTTTTGGGCAGGTACTTTTATCTGTAGAAAAGTTTGACGAGTTGATTAGTTTACTAAAATTATGA